The following are encoded in a window of Streptomyces sp. 11x1 genomic DNA:
- a CDS encoding MerR family transcriptional regulator produces MRIGELAERAGTTTRALRYYEARGLLPARRAGNGYRTYDEADLKLLRQIRTLQDFGFDLEETRPFVECLRAGHPEGDSCPASLAVYRRKLDELDALIGELVAVRASVGEQLARAERARERLAAEAEVPGGPEPGCELGAGGGAL; encoded by the coding sequence ATGCGCATCGGGGAGCTGGCGGAGCGGGCCGGGACGACGACGCGGGCCTTGCGGTACTACGAGGCGCGGGGGCTGTTGCCCGCGCGGCGGGCCGGGAACGGGTACCGGACGTACGACGAGGCGGATCTGAAGCTGTTGCGGCAGATCCGGACCTTGCAGGACTTCGGGTTCGACCTGGAGGAGACGCGGCCGTTCGTGGAGTGTCTGAGGGCGGGGCACCCGGAGGGCGACTCGTGCCCGGCGTCGCTGGCGGTGTATCGGCGGAAGCTGGACGAACTCGACGCGCTGATCGGTGAGTTGGTGGCGGTGCGGGCGTCGGTCGGTGAGCAGTTGGCGCGGGCCGAGCGGGCGCGGGAGCGGCTGGCGGCCGAGGCGGAGGTTCCGGGCGGTCCGGAGCCGGGGTGCGAACTCGGAGCGGGAGGCGGGGCACTGTGA
- a CDS encoding cation:dicarboxylate symporter family transporter, which produces MASTTHTAPTAPAKRDRTHYLYIAVIVAVALGIAVGLIAPDFAVELKPIGTGFVNLIKMMISPIIFCTIVLGIGSVRKAAKVGAVGGIALVYFLIMSLVALAIGLVVGNIVEPGTGLAVTDAIKETGQAQVSAEAKDTTEFLLGIIPTTIVSAFTGGEVLQTLLVALLAGFALQAMGDAGQPILRGIEHIQRLVFRILAMVMWAAPIGAFGAIAAVTGSAGLDALKSLAVLMIGFYVTCFLFVFIVLGALLKIVAGLNIFTFFKYLGREFLLILSTSSSESALPRLIAKMEHLGVSKPVVGITVPTGYSFNLDGTMIYMTMASLFIADAMGTPMAVGEQIALLLFLLVASKGAAGVTGAGLATLAGGLQSHKPALVDGIGLIVGIDRFMSEARALTNFAGNAVATVLIGTWTKEIDKERVNEVLAGHAPFDEATLLDDGHGAAAPASAAAEPEGEKELAKA; this is translated from the coding sequence GTGGCCAGCACCACTCATACGGCACCTACCGCTCCCGCCAAGCGGGACCGCACGCACTACCTGTACATCGCCGTGATCGTGGCTGTGGCCCTCGGCATCGCCGTGGGTCTCATCGCCCCCGACTTCGCCGTCGAGCTGAAGCCCATCGGCACCGGCTTCGTGAACCTGATCAAGATGATGATCTCGCCGATCATCTTCTGCACGATCGTGCTGGGCATCGGCTCCGTACGGAAGGCCGCGAAGGTCGGCGCCGTCGGCGGTATCGCCCTGGTCTACTTCCTGATCATGTCGCTGGTGGCCCTGGCCATCGGTCTGGTCGTCGGCAACATCGTCGAGCCCGGCACGGGTCTCGCGGTCACCGACGCGATCAAGGAGACCGGTCAGGCGCAGGTCTCGGCCGAGGCGAAGGACACCACCGAGTTCCTGCTCGGCATCATCCCGACCACGATCGTCTCCGCGTTCACCGGCGGCGAGGTCCTGCAGACCCTGCTGGTCGCCCTGCTCGCGGGCTTCGCGCTCCAGGCCATGGGCGACGCCGGCCAGCCGATCCTGCGCGGTATCGAGCACATCCAGCGCCTCGTCTTCCGCATCCTCGCGATGGTGATGTGGGCCGCCCCGATCGGCGCGTTCGGTGCCATCGCGGCCGTGACCGGGTCCGCCGGCCTCGACGCCCTCAAGAGCCTCGCCGTGCTGATGATCGGCTTCTACGTCACCTGCTTCCTCTTCGTCTTCATCGTCCTCGGCGCGCTGCTGAAGATCGTCGCGGGGCTGAACATCTTCACGTTCTTCAAGTACCTGGGCCGTGAGTTCCTGCTGATCCTGTCCACCTCCTCCTCCGAGTCCGCGCTGCCGCGCCTCATCGCGAAGATGGAGCACCTGGGTGTCAGCAAGCCCGTCGTCGGCATCACCGTCCCGACCGGCTACTCCTTCAACCTCGACGGCACCATGATCTACATGACCATGGCGTCCCTGTTCATCGCCGACGCCATGGGTACGCCGATGGCGGTCGGCGAGCAGATCGCGCTGCTGCTCTTCCTGCTGGTCGCCTCCAAGGGCGCGGCGGGTGTCACCGGTGCCGGTCTCGCGACCCTCGCGGGTGGCCTCCAGTCCCACAAGCCGGCCCTGGTGGACGGTATCGGCCTCATCGTCGGCATCGACCGCTTCATGAGCGAGGCCCGCGCCCTGACGAACTTCGCGGGCAACGCGGTGGCCACGGTCCTCATCGGTACCTGGACCAAGGAGATCGACAAGGAGCGGGTGAACGAGGTTCTCGCCGGGCACGCGCCGTTCGACGAGGCGACGCTGCTGGACGACGGCCATGGGGCGGCTGCGCCGGCCTCCGCCGCGGCCGAGCCGGAGGGCGAGAAAGAGCTCGCCAAGGCGTGA
- a CDS encoding sensor histidine kinase, producing the protein MRVPLRLRPRSLAGQLFAVQAVLIAAVVAGYALFTYVSDRSQAEEAGGRQALAVAATVADSPSVRAAIHTSDPTARLQPYATEVQRHAGVDFVTIMTPDGIRWTHPDRDRIGEHFLGHIEEAQKGGSITETYTGTLGPSVRAVTPIMENGEVIGLVSAGIRVQAISDRVEDQLTALVGVAAGALALGGVGTYIVNARLRRHTHNMNAAELSNMHDYHQAALHAVREGLLMLDGQYRVALINDGARELLGVTEDVVGRSVADLGLPAPLTGALLSSEPRVDEVLLTAERVLVVNTSPVSGGQRRGAVITLRDVTELQSLTGELDSERGFTQALRSQAHEAANRLHTVVSLIELGRSDEAIDFATAELELAQALTDQVVAAVSEPVLAALLLGKAAQANERGVELVVSEDSRIDDGLLPESLPARDLVTVLGNLIDNAVDAAQGSVGARVTVTAYTDERAGTADGSVLVLRVSDTGSGVDPAHAEAVFERGFSTKPSGPGGRGLGLALVRQTARRHGGTLTVSEAAGGGAEFEVRLPLGAHGGDGAGQGRSAGLDSVAGDSVVHDAAEQDNDDDVQAPRATVAGGDDA; encoded by the coding sequence ATGCGCGTCCCGCTCCGTCTCCGTCCCCGCAGCCTCGCAGGTCAGCTCTTCGCCGTTCAGGCGGTGCTGATCGCCGCCGTGGTGGCCGGGTACGCGCTGTTCACGTACGTCAGCGACCGCTCCCAGGCGGAGGAGGCGGGAGGCCGTCAGGCCCTGGCCGTGGCCGCCACCGTCGCCGACTCCCCGTCGGTCCGTGCGGCGATCCACACCTCCGACCCCACGGCACGGCTCCAGCCGTACGCCACCGAGGTGCAGCGGCACGCAGGCGTCGACTTCGTGACGATCATGACGCCGGACGGCATCCGCTGGACCCACCCGGACCGCGACCGGATCGGTGAGCACTTCCTCGGCCACATAGAGGAGGCGCAGAAGGGCGGCTCGATCACCGAGACCTACACCGGCACGCTCGGCCCGTCGGTCCGCGCGGTCACCCCGATCATGGAGAACGGCGAGGTCATCGGCCTGGTCAGCGCCGGAATACGGGTGCAGGCGATCAGCGACCGCGTCGAGGATCAGCTCACGGCCCTGGTGGGCGTGGCCGCCGGCGCCCTGGCCCTCGGTGGTGTCGGCACCTATATCGTCAACGCCCGCCTGCGCCGCCACACCCACAACATGAACGCCGCCGAGCTGAGCAACATGCACGACTACCACCAGGCCGCCCTGCACGCCGTGCGCGAGGGCCTGCTGATGCTCGACGGCCAGTACCGGGTGGCCCTCATCAACGACGGGGCGCGGGAGCTGCTGGGGGTGACGGAGGACGTGGTCGGCCGTTCGGTGGCGGACCTGGGGCTGCCCGCCCCGCTGACGGGCGCGCTGCTCTCCTCCGAGCCCCGGGTGGACGAGGTGCTCCTGACCGCCGAACGGGTGCTGGTGGTGAACACCTCGCCGGTGTCGGGCGGCCAGCGCCGGGGCGCGGTGATCACCCTGCGCGATGTGACCGAACTCCAGTCCCTCACGGGTGAGCTGGACTCCGAGCGCGGCTTCACGCAGGCGCTGCGCTCCCAGGCGCACGAGGCCGCCAACCGCCTCCACACGGTTGTCTCGCTGATCGAGCTGGGCCGCTCGGACGAGGCGATCGACTTCGCGACGGCGGAACTGGAGCTGGCGCAGGCCCTGACGGACCAGGTCGTGGCGGCGGTCAGCGAACCGGTGCTCGCCGCGCTGCTGCTGGGCAAGGCCGCCCAGGCGAACGAACGGGGCGTCGAGCTGGTGGTCTCGGAGGACAGCCGTATCGACGACGGCCTCCTCCCGGAGTCCCTGCCGGCCCGCGACCTGGTCACGGTCCTGGGCAACCTGATCGACAACGCGGTGGACGCGGCGCAGGGGTCGGTCGGGGCGAGGGTGACGGTGACGGCGTACACGGACGAGCGGGCCGGGACGGCGGACGGGTCCGTGCTGGTGCTGCGGGTGTCGGACACGGGAAGCGGAGTGGACCCGGCCCACGCGGAGGCCGTCTTCGAGCGCGGCTTCTCCACGAAGCCCTCCGGTCCCGGCGGCCGTGGTCTCGGCCTGGCTCTCGTACGGCAGACCGCGCGCCGCCACGGGGGCACGCTGACCGTGTCGGAGGCGGCCGGGGGCGGGGCCGAGTTCGAGGTGCGGCTGCCGCTGGGCGCGCACGGCGGCGACGGGGCGGGGCAGGGACGTTCGGCGGGGCTGGACTCCGTGGCCGGGGACTCCGTGGTGCATGATGCCGCGGAGCAGGACAACGACGACGATGTCCAGGCCCCTCGGGCCACGGTGGCTGGAGGCGACGACGCATGA
- a CDS encoding response regulator encodes MTKAGSDPIRVLVVEDDPVAADAHMMYVGRVPGFTAVGKAHTGAEARRALDRMPVDLLLLDLHLPDVHGLQLARSLRAAGYHADVIAVTSARDLTVVREGVSLGVVQYVLKPFTFATLRDRLVRYAEFHAAAGEASGQDEVDRALATLRAPGPAALPKGLSAPTLERVTVALRDAGEGLTAAGVAETVGISRITARRYLEHLVDAGRAARSPQYGQVGRPELQYRWVKG; translated from the coding sequence ATGACGAAGGCCGGGTCCGACCCCATCAGAGTCCTGGTCGTCGAGGACGACCCCGTAGCCGCCGACGCGCACATGATGTACGTCGGCCGTGTCCCCGGCTTCACGGCGGTCGGCAAGGCCCACACGGGCGCGGAGGCGCGGCGTGCGCTGGACCGGATGCCGGTGGATCTGCTGCTGCTGGACCTCCACCTGCCGGACGTGCACGGTCTGCAGCTGGCCCGCTCGCTCCGCGCGGCCGGCTACCACGCGGACGTGATAGCGGTGACGTCGGCGCGGGACCTGACGGTGGTCCGGGAGGGCGTCTCGCTGGGCGTGGTCCAGTACGTCCTGAAGCCCTTCACGTTCGCGACCCTCCGCGACCGTCTCGTCCGCTACGCCGAGTTCCATGCGGCAGCGGGCGAGGCGAGCGGGCAGGACGAGGTGGACCGGGCGCTGGCGACCCTGCGGGCCCCGGGTCCGGCGGCGCTGCCGAAGGGGCTGAGCGCCCCGACCCTGGAGCGGGTGACGGTGGCCCTGCGGGACGCGGGCGAGGGCCTGACGGCGGCCGGGGTGGCGGAGACGGTCGGCATCTCACGCATCACGGCCCGGCGCTATCTGGAACACCTGGTGGACGCGGGCCGCGCGGCCCGGAGCCCGCAGTACGGGCAGGTGGGACGGCCGGAGCTGCAGTACCGGTGGGTGAAGGGCTGA